In one Methylobacterium sp. SyP6R genomic region, the following are encoded:
- a CDS encoding IS110 family transposase, whose product MKVLYPRCAALDVHKDTVVAAIRRAESSEVQREVRTFATTTPALLDLSAWLDEHACTHVAMEATGIYWRPVWQVLDADSRTLILANAAHVKNVPGRKTDVADAVWLSDLLAHGLIRASFVPEAQTQAMRDLLRTRKQLVREQASHVQRIQKTLEEANLKLASVLTDIMGQSGRAVLDALVKGERDPAGLQALVSPRVKAAPEAIRAALTGRIGDHHRFLLGVHLRQYDGLGRAIAEIDAQVERDLGPFREAVKLLVTIPGISDLTAQVILSEIGPDMSRFPTAGHLISWAGLCPRNDESAGKRRSTRLRKGAPWLKTALVQAAWAGVRKKASYIRAQFQRLRGRRGPKKAICAVAASMLTAIYHMLKAGTAYVDPGPDHGRKAAPTIRAKALVRQIERLGFACEIKPVEPVSI is encoded by the coding sequence ATGAAGGTCCTCTACCCCCGCTGCGCCGCCCTCGATGTTCACAAGGACACCGTCGTCGCAGCCATCCGCCGGGCCGAGAGCAGCGAGGTTCAGCGTGAGGTGCGGACGTTTGCCACCACCACGCCCGCTCTGCTCGACCTCTCCGCCTGGCTCGACGAGCACGCCTGCACCCATGTCGCCATGGAGGCGACCGGCATCTACTGGCGCCCGGTCTGGCAGGTCCTCGACGCCGACAGCCGCACCCTGATCCTGGCCAATGCCGCCCATGTCAAGAACGTGCCCGGCCGCAAGACCGACGTCGCCGACGCGGTCTGGCTCTCCGACCTGCTCGCCCACGGCCTGATCCGCGCCAGCTTCGTGCCCGAGGCCCAGACCCAGGCGATGCGCGACCTGCTGCGCACCCGCAAGCAACTGGTCCGCGAGCAGGCCAGCCACGTCCAGCGCATCCAGAAGACCCTCGAGGAGGCCAACCTCAAGCTCGCCTCGGTGCTCACCGACATCATGGGCCAGTCCGGTCGCGCCGTGCTCGACGCGCTGGTCAAGGGCGAGCGCGATCCGGCTGGGCTGCAGGCGCTGGTCAGCCCGCGGGTGAAGGCGGCGCCCGAGGCGATCCGGGCCGCGCTCACGGGCCGGATCGGGGATCACCACCGTTTCCTGCTCGGTGTGCATCTACGCCAGTACGACGGGTTGGGGCGAGCGATCGCGGAGATCGACGCGCAGGTGGAGCGCGACCTCGGCCCTTTCCGGGAAGCGGTGAAGCTGCTGGTGACGATCCCGGGCATCAGTGACCTCACCGCGCAGGTGATCCTCTCCGAGATCGGCCCCGACATGAGCCGCTTCCCGACCGCCGGCCATCTGATCTCCTGGGCCGGGCTGTGCCCGAGAAACGACGAGAGCGCGGGCAAGCGGCGCTCGACGCGACTGCGCAAGGGCGCGCCCTGGCTCAAGACGGCCTTGGTGCAGGCCGCCTGGGCCGGAGTGCGCAAGAAGGCGAGCTACATCAGGGCGCAGTTCCAGCGCTTGCGCGGCCGGCGCGGCCCCAAGAAGGCGATCTGCGCGGTCGCCGCTTCGATGTTGACCGCGATCTATCACATGCTCAAGGCCGGCACGGCTTACGTCGATCCCGGGCCTGATCACGGCCGCAAGGCGGCCCCGACCATCCGCGCCAAGGCGCTCGTGCGGCAGATCGAGCGCCTTGGATTTGCGTGCGAAATCAAACCCGTAGAGCCAGTTTCTATTTAG
- a CDS encoding HD-GYP domain-containing protein — protein MPDERTFVLVTDRPDRSAAISAALRAIGICDVVGPEETWRDRRALAGVVSDLTLSRPEADHCLRALQRRFADRPLPVVCLLRKATQDALRHAKTLGATVCMPAYVPPETIVAALANQAGIMAGAAEQAVSQGVVRAGEALTGLMAETRAGLPIRMGTVEAGLGPILTAVQEGGLARWLDTVWTHDDATYQHCLLVAGLAAQFALHLGFRHEDQFRFVRAALIHDVGKARIPLEILNKPGRLDADELAVMRTHAAIGHEVLLAGGERDPMTLSAVRHHHEMLDGSGYPDGLAGDRIGDMVRLLTICDIYAALTERRPYKSPMPMADAMGILSAMDGKLEARLVQSFGEAMAAAV, from the coding sequence ATGCCCGACGAGAGGACCTTCGTCCTCGTGACCGACAGGCCGGACCGCAGCGCCGCGATCAGCGCGGCCCTGCGGGCGATCGGGATCTGCGACGTCGTCGGACCCGAGGAGACGTGGCGGGACCGGCGGGCTCTGGCCGGCGTCGTCTCCGACCTGACGCTGTCGCGGCCGGAGGCCGATCATTGCCTGCGCGCGCTCCAGCGCCGCTTCGCCGACCGGCCCCTGCCGGTGGTCTGCCTCCTGCGCAAGGCGACCCAGGATGCGCTGCGCCACGCCAAGACCCTCGGGGCGACGGTGTGCATGCCCGCCTACGTGCCGCCCGAGACGATCGTGGCGGCCCTGGCCAACCAGGCCGGGATCATGGCCGGCGCCGCCGAGCAGGCGGTGAGCCAGGGCGTCGTCCGGGCCGGGGAGGCGCTGACCGGCCTCATGGCGGAGACCCGGGCCGGCCTGCCGATCCGCATGGGCACCGTCGAGGCCGGCCTGGGCCCGATCCTCACCGCGGTGCAGGAGGGCGGCCTCGCCCGCTGGCTCGACACGGTCTGGACCCACGACGACGCCACCTACCAGCATTGCCTGCTGGTGGCCGGCCTCGCCGCGCAATTCGCGCTGCATCTCGGCTTCCGGCACGAGGACCAGTTCCGCTTCGTGCGCGCCGCGCTGATCCACGATGTCGGCAAGGCCCGCATCCCCCTCGAGATCCTCAACAAGCCCGGCCGCCTCGATGCGGACGAACTCGCCGTGATGCGCACCCATGCGGCCATCGGCCACGAGGTGCTGCTCGCCGGCGGCGAGCGCGACCCGATGACCCTCTCGGCGGTGCGCCACCACCACGAGATGCTCGACGGCTCCGGCTATCCCGACGGCCTCGCCGGCGACCGGATCGGCGACATGGTCCGCCTGCTCACCATCTGCGACATCTACGCCGCCCTGACGGAGCGCCGCCCCTACAAGTCCCCGATGCCGATGGCCGACGCGATGGGGATCCTGTCGGCCATGGACGGCAAGCTGGAGGCGCGCCTGGTGCAGTCCTTCGGCGAGGCGATGGCGGCGGCGGTGTGA
- a CDS encoding methyl-accepting chemotaxis protein → MSLKIAARIQALTGVALVGLLLILGLSAYDLAGAVTSGRSLKTKDLVDAAHSLLVHFESEERAGRMTRDSAQKTAAAAIGALRYGNGEFFWINDMQSRLVAHADAKLVGRDVSGLAEPSGRKFFAAMMRKVEADGAAFETYTWTRPGSDVPVEKVSYARSFRPWGWVVGSGIYADDTAVQVHGWLKNLFVGAGLVALLVAAAATLIGRSIARPLVGLSGSMAALAAGRLDETVPATARRDEIGAMAAAVQVFKESMLRARALEQETALARVSAEEQRRAGMRQMADAFEAAVGGIVGRVSASATELQATAQAMTATARETASQSNGVAAAAAQAAANVGTVAAAAEELGASVGEIGRQVDGSARLAQAAVAEAGQTAREVRTLTEATARIGDVVGLISSIASQTNLLALNATIEAARAGAAGRGFAVVAAEVKELAGQTAKATEEITSQIAAIQASTGQAASAIGGITARIEEISTVATGIAAAVEEQGSATQEIVRNVSQAAAGTDEVTHGVAAVAGVAEQSGISASQVLAASSELSRQSEHLGAEVNRFLATVRAA, encoded by the coding sequence ATGTCGCTCAAGATCGCCGCCCGGATCCAGGCCCTGACCGGCGTCGCGCTGGTCGGGCTCCTCCTCATCCTCGGCCTGTCCGCCTACGATCTCGCGGGCGCGGTCACCAGCGGCCGCTCCCTCAAGACGAAGGACCTGGTGGACGCCGCCCACAGCCTGCTGGTGCATTTCGAATCCGAGGAGCGTGCCGGGCGGATGACCCGGGACTCCGCCCAGAAGACCGCCGCCGCGGCGATCGGCGCCTTGCGCTACGGCAATGGCGAGTTCTTCTGGATCAACGACATGCAGTCGCGGCTGGTCGCGCATGCCGATGCCAAGCTGGTCGGCCGGGACGTCAGCGGCCTCGCCGAGCCGTCCGGCCGCAAGTTCTTCGCCGCGATGATGCGCAAGGTCGAGGCGGACGGCGCGGCCTTCGAGACCTACACGTGGACGCGGCCGGGCTCCGACGTGCCGGTCGAGAAGGTATCCTATGCCCGCAGCTTCCGGCCCTGGGGCTGGGTCGTCGGCTCCGGCATCTATGCCGACGACACCGCGGTCCAGGTCCATGGCTGGCTGAAGAACCTGTTCGTCGGCGCCGGCCTGGTGGCGCTCCTCGTCGCCGCCGCCGCGACGCTGATCGGCCGCAGCATCGCCCGGCCGCTGGTCGGGCTCTCCGGCAGCATGGCGGCGCTCGCCGCCGGCCGGCTCGACGAGACGGTGCCGGCAACGGCGCGCCGCGACGAGATCGGCGCCATGGCCGCGGCCGTGCAGGTGTTCAAGGAGAGCATGCTGCGGGCCCGCGCCCTGGAGCAGGAGACGGCTTTGGCCCGCGTCTCGGCCGAGGAGCAGCGCCGCGCCGGGATGCGCCAGATGGCCGATGCCTTCGAGGCGGCGGTCGGCGGCATCGTCGGCCGGGTCTCGGCCTCGGCCACCGAGTTGCAGGCCACGGCGCAGGCCATGACCGCCACCGCGCGGGAGACCGCCAGCCAGTCCAACGGCGTGGCGGCCGCGGCCGCCCAGGCCGCCGCGAATGTCGGCACGGTCGCCGCCGCCGCGGAGGAACTCGGCGCCTCGGTCGGCGAGATCGGCCGCCAGGTCGACGGCTCGGCGCGGCTCGCCCAGGCCGCCGTCGCGGAAGCCGGGCAGACCGCCCGGGAGGTGCGCACGCTGACCGAGGCCACCGCCCGGATCGGCGACGTGGTCGGGCTGATCTCGTCCATCGCCAGCCAGACCAACCTCCTGGCGCTCAACGCCACGATCGAGGCGGCCCGGGCCGGCGCGGCGGGACGCGGCTTTGCCGTGGTGGCGGCGGAGGTGAAGGAACTCGCCGGCCAGACCGCGAAGGCCACCGAGGAGATCACCAGCCAGATCGCGGCGATCCAGGCCTCGACCGGCCAGGCGGCGAGCGCGATCGGCGGGATCACCGCGCGGATCGAGGAGATCTCGACCGTCGCGACGGGCATCGCGGCGGCGGTGGAGGAGCAGGGGTCGGCAACCCAGGAGATCGTCCGCAACGTTTCCCAGGCGGCGGCCGGCACCGACGAGGTGACCCACGGCGTCGCGGCGGTCGCAGGCGTCGCCGAGCAATCCGGGATCTCGGCGTCCCAAGTCCTGGCGGCATCCTCCGAGCTGTCGCGGCAGTCCGAGCATCTCGGCGCCGAGGTGAACCGTTTCCTCGCCACCGTCCGGGCGGCGTAA